The Stenotrophomonas sp. ASS1 genome segment GCCTGCAGCAGGCTTCGCTGCAGCTGGTGACCGCTGAAAGCTGCAGTGGTGGCTGGATCGCCAAGTGCATGACCGATATCGCCGGTTCCTCGGCGTTCTTCGACTGCGGCATGGTGGTCTACAGCTACGAGGCCAAGCAGCGCCTGTTGGGCGTGCGTGCGCAGACCCTGGAGCAGTTCGGTGCGGTCAGCCGCGAAACCGTGCTGGAAATGGTGTCCGGCGCGCTGGTCAATTCCGGTGCCGGCATCGCGGTGGCGGTGACCGGCATCGCCGGTCCTGGTGGCGGCAGCCCGGACAAACCGGTCGGAAGCGTCTGGATTGGCTGGAAGCGCCGCGGCGGCTATGCCCGTGCCGAGCTGTTCCAGTTCGATGGCGACCGCGAAGCCATCCGCCGGCAAACCGTGGCGGCGGCATTGCGCGGTATCGACGCCCAGCTGTGACATGCTGCTCCGGTAATCGTCCGGAGCACGCATGATGTGGGAAACGCTGGGCACGGTCCGTGACCTGGGCCGACTGCAGGAAATCGCCGTCGTCCTGATCCGCTATGGCTTCGGCGATGTGGTGCGGCGCATCGGCCTGGCCAGCACGCTGGAGCGGGCAGGGCGCCTGCTGCACTGGAACGAGGAGCGGCAGGAACTGCTGCGGATGACCGCGCCGGTGCGCGTGCGCAGCGCGATGCAGGATCTCGGCCCGACCTTCGTCAAGCTCGGCCAGGTGCTGGCGACGCGCGTCGACCTGCTGCCGCCGGAATGGATCGCCGAGCTCTCTGAACTGCAGAACGCAGTACCGGCGCTGCCGTACGCGGATATCCGTGAGCAGCTCGAGGCCGATCTTGGCGCATCGCCTTCAGAAGTGTTCGCCTTCCTCGATGAAACCCCGATGGCCGCCGCTTCGCTGGCGCAGGCCCACCGCGCGCGCCTGCATGACGGTCGCGAGGTGGTGCTGAAGGTGCGTCGCCCCGGCATCCGCGATGTGGTCGAGGCCGACCTGCGGCTGCTGGCCCGCCTGGCCGAAATCGTTGAAGCCCGGCTTCCGGACCTGCGTCGTTACCGCCCGGCCGAGGTGGTGCAGCAGTTCACCGTGTCGCTGCGTCGCGAGCTGGATTTTGCCGCCGAATGCCGCAATGCCGAGCGCATCGCGCGCAACTTCAAAGGCCGAGACGATATCCTGATTCCCCGCGTGCACTGGCAGTGGACCTGCGAAAGCCTGAACGTGCAGGACTTCGTCGACGGCATTCCAGGGCGTGATCTGGCTGGCGTTGATGCGGCAGGACTGGACCGGCGCGAACTGGCGCGACGCGGTGCGGACATCGTGCTGAAGATGGTGCTGGAGGACGGCAGCTTCCACGCTGATCCGCACCCGGGCAACATCATCTACCTGCGTGACGGCCGCATCGGTGTGATCGATTTCGGCATGGTCGGTGCGCTGTCCGAAGTGCGTCGTTTCCAGGTCGCGCAGCTGCTGCACGGGCTGGTCGAGCAGGACCCGCAGGGTGTGGCCGACGTGCTGCTGGACTGGGCCGGCGGCGTGGAAGTGGACGAGAACCGGCTGCAGCACGACATCAGCCAGTTCGTCGACCAGTACCGTGGCGTGCCGCTGAAGGACCTGCGCATCGGTCTGATGCTGGGCGACATCACCCAGCTGCTGCGCAGCTACAGCCTGACCCTGCCGGCCGACCTGGCGCTGATGATCAAGGCGTTCCTGACCCTGGAAGGCATGGGGCGGCAGCTGGACCCTGATTTCGACATGGCCAGTGCCGCGCGCCCGTTCCTGGAACGGGTGGTGCTGCAGCGCTATGCGCCCAGGGCCCTGCTCAAGCGCGGCCGCCGCAGCCTGCTGGGCCTGGTCGACTTCGCCGGCGAACTGCCACGCGACCTGCGCAAGCTGGTCCAGGCAGCCCGCCGTGGGCGCCTGCAGCTGAAGGTGGAAACCAGCGCGCTGCAGGGCTTCGGCGAGCAGGTGAACCGCGCCGCGAACCGGCTGGTGATGGGCATCGTCACCGCTGCATTGATCATCGGCTCGTCGATCGTGATGCACAGCGTTGGTGGCGTTTCCAGCCGCTGGCTGCTGGCGCTGGGCGTGTGCGGTTTCATCGGCGCCGGCTTCTGCGGCGTGTGGATCCTGTTTTCGATATGGAGAAGCGGTAAACACACATAAGTGTGTTTACCGCAGCGGTTCTCCCCGGGAACCGCGGAATCGCGCAGCGATTCCTGTAGAGCCGACCGCTGGTCGGCTGCTTTTGCTCTCGCCTTTGCTTCTGCCTCTGCCAGCCGGGCCGAGCCGGCGCGGATTGCCGAGCTCGGCTCGGCACTACAGCTGTCGCCGTGTCGCCCCCCGCCACTTGCAGTCCCGCTCATTAGTAGTAATACTACTAACCATGGACCTGACCGACACCCAGCAGGCGATCCTGCAGTTGATCGCCGAGCGTATCGAGAGCGAAGGCGCGCCGCCCTCGCAGACTGAAATCGCACGTGCGTTCGGCTTCAAGGGCGTGCGCGCGGCCCAGTACCACCTGGAAGCCCTGGAGCAGGCCGGTGCGATCCGTCGCATCCCGGGTCAGGCCCGCGGCATCCGCCTGGTACAGGCACCGCCGGTCGAGAAGCTGGCCGAGCCGGGCCTCCCCGACAGTGTGCTGCGCCTGCCGGTGCTCGGCCGGGTTGCGGCGGGCCTGCCAATCGGCGCCGATATCGGCTCGGACGATTTCGTGGTGCTGGACCGGGTGTTCTTCTCGCCCGCGCCGGACTACCTGCTGAAGGTGCAGGGCGATTCGATGATCGACGAGGGCATCTTCGACGGTGACCTGATCGGCGTGCATCGCACCCGCGACGCCCATTCCGGGCAGATCGTGGTGGCCCGCATCGATGACGAGATCACGGTCAAGCTGCTGAAGATCGCCAAGGATCGCATCCGCCTGCTGCCGCGCAATCCCGATTACAAGCCGATCGAGGTACTGCCGGATCAGGACTTCGCTATCGAGGGCCTCTATTGCGGCCTGCTGCGGCCCAACCGTTGACCCGTTCCATAGCGCATTACCCCGCGGTCTTTTGTGGCGATTCTCT includes the following:
- the lexA gene encoding transcriptional repressor LexA gives rise to the protein MDLTDTQQAILQLIAERIESEGAPPSQTEIARAFGFKGVRAAQYHLEALEQAGAIRRIPGQARGIRLVQAPPVEKLAEPGLPDSVLRLPVLGRVAAGLPIGADIGSDDFVVLDRVFFSPAPDYLLKVQGDSMIDEGIFDGDLIGVHRTRDAHSGQIVVARIDDEITVKLLKIAKDRIRLLPRNPDYKPIEVLPDQDFAIEGLYCGLLRPNR
- the ubiB gene encoding 2-polyprenylphenol 6-hydroxylase, which produces MWETLGTVRDLGRLQEIAVVLIRYGFGDVVRRIGLASTLERAGRLLHWNEERQELLRMTAPVRVRSAMQDLGPTFVKLGQVLATRVDLLPPEWIAELSELQNAVPALPYADIREQLEADLGASPSEVFAFLDETPMAAASLAQAHRARLHDGREVVLKVRRPGIRDVVEADLRLLARLAEIVEARLPDLRRYRPAEVVQQFTVSLRRELDFAAECRNAERIARNFKGRDDILIPRVHWQWTCESLNVQDFVDGIPGRDLAGVDAAGLDRRELARRGADIVLKMVLEDGSFHADPHPGNIIYLRDGRIGVIDFGMVGALSEVRRFQVAQLLHGLVEQDPQGVADVLLDWAGGVEVDENRLQHDISQFVDQYRGVPLKDLRIGLMLGDITQLLRSYSLTLPADLALMIKAFLTLEGMGRQLDPDFDMASAARPFLERVVLQRYAPRALLKRGRRSLLGLVDFAGELPRDLRKLVQAARRGRLQLKVETSALQGFGEQVNRAANRLVMGIVTAALIIGSSIVMHSVGGVSSRWLLALGVCGFIGAGFCGVWILFSIWRSGKHT
- a CDS encoding nicotinamide-nucleotide amidohydrolase family protein is translated as MSIPTDAELNAQSAALGQRLQQASLQLVTAESCSGGWIAKCMTDIAGSSAFFDCGMVVYSYEAKQRLLGVRAQTLEQFGAVSRETVLEMVSGALVNSGAGIAVAVTGIAGPGGGSPDKPVGSVWIGWKRRGGYARAELFQFDGDREAIRRQTVAAALRGIDAQL